In Garra rufa chromosome 14, GarRuf1.0, whole genome shotgun sequence, the genomic stretch CCGCTACTGCCACACATCTCCATCCTCATGGAAACGGTGCAGGTGGTCTGAGTATCTGTGGGAAGAAAGAGGAAGATGAAGAGTGCAATCAAAATCCACATGCATTAAATGCAGATAGTGTATGTATGTGAACACAAAACCAGAGGCTCAGTGGATCAAACCTCATTTAGGAAACTCGTACAGGGTAAAAACACTTACTTCTTTGCACAAAATGCAGCACAGTCCCGGCCGATACTCTCACTCCAAGCAGCTTTATACAGCACCtgatcacacacagacacacagtcaAAACTCTTCAAACAGAACAAGTCAACATGAGCTGTGATGGACAGTTTAAactgaggatcatgtgactcaCCAGGAAGACGAGGCAGTGCAAAATCAATGTGTAGAAGAACGCCACAGTTCTGGCCGTCTTATTAGACAGGATCACACGACCCTGAAATAGACACGACGAACATCAGCATAGACAGGAGTTACACCAAAAGGGAAGGGAAATGACAAAGCATCAGGATTTACTGGGGGATTTATAACCTTGacaacacaaaatttgctgaaacTCAACCTTAAGCCATTTAAGATTTGAGTTTGACTGTgtaaaatgtgtcattccatcacttgctctccaacggatcctctgcagtgaatgggtgccgtcagaatgagagttcaaacagctgataaaagcatcacaataatccacaagtaatccacaccactgcagtccatcagttaacatcttgagaagactaaagttgcatgtttgtaagaaacaaatccatcattaagatgttttcaaAGCCCATCTTCactgcaaaaatgattttcttctctagtatttttgtcttgttttctagtataaatatctaaaaaatcttgaatccGGATGCATTTACTggacaagtaaaatgacttaagagATGTgtcttattttctaaaaaaattacccaaattttgttagtttttgcttaaaacaagcaaaaataattgccaatggggtaagaaaaataatcttatatcAAAGGCTaagcaagattatttttcttgccccactggcagatattttcGCTTGTTTTATTCAAAAACTAAcaacatttgctttttttttttttttttagaaaacaagacataatatcttaagtcattttacttgacaagtaaatgcatcctgattgAATAATTCTCAgatatttatagtagaaaatcatgtcctctcacatcaaaatccactcacATATTTCTTTAGAACAGTTTTGGCTTGTCATTATGGATTAACACCTCAACTATATATTACAatcacacagcttttcacttctgaagatgttaactgatggactggagtggtgtggattattgtgaagtttttatcagctgtttggactcccattctgacggcacccattcactgcagaggatccactggtgagacaGTGATAGAATGACACATTTCTGAACTCATTTCTGAACTAGTccttaaaattgtaaaataaataaataaataaataataataataataataataataaaccaactaaaaaaaaaaaaaatccatattttgtGGTTGTTTTTTGATAGAAGTAATACTGATAGAATAATTTAgacatttgtgacagaaaaatgcattaaaaaaattcaGTGGAGTTTTGATGGCTCTTTGTGGCATAACGCCCTAAATATAATtacacaggatttttttttatatcaactttaaatttgaaacataacttatttagacataAGGCTTTTAATTTTGTAGCAGATTtggattaaaaaatattttgtaaaattatattatatatatatataaaatgaattttaaaCTTCTATAACTTTTTAAGACCTTAATACTGTGAAATGATTCCACTTCCAGTAATATGCAGattgttttaaaaacaacaacaacaacaacaacaaccttaggtctgtattccaaagcgttcatgaattataacaatttagGTTTGGATAGTGCGCTTTCAcgtcaaaaatgtttaaaaaaaatgagtgACACTTAAGGGGTTAAAGAGGAAGCCTTATCAGCGGTGCACAAGATGCGATGTCGaacattataatgtttttatttgcttATCCAGTTGAAGCCAGTAGATTCGGTGCTGCTGCATTGTTCATTAAAAATACTGCGGAAAAAAAAGAACATCAATGCGGAGAACATCTTGGTCAAAACCCAAAACTAAGCCATTCACATAGAATGCATTATTTTGCACATTTTCTAGAGGGACATCTATCACCGTTTCACTTGCGTCTCACACAAGAGAGACATGTGTAGAAAGCCAATTAAAATAATGCAAGCTcaactttaaaaaacatattttgaaatctgcatctcatgtttttaaattaaataagtacTGTGCGATTGGCTTTCGGCCCTTTGTATTAAactcatacatacatacatacatacatacatacatacatgatgctgttttgtttatatttgtttaagcaacttaattaattataattggtttataaacattattttaaacattatgcACTTTTTTCACGGATAGTGATGTTATTTGATTGCTTAGCTTGAGTAACGTGCATTAGTAATATTTTGCTCAATGCGCCTGAGAGAagctaaaaacatttttttacccCAATTGAAATGACgcattttaaattcaaatataatTCGAATTTCAAAAATATTGAGGTACAAAATTCAAATTTCGTTTTTGAGCTCTTTTGACAGCTCTAGTGAACGGAGCCGCTCATCATGACCATGAGCTGCTTGTGTGTAAAAGAACACTGATTCACATGTGTGTGCACTACTGTATGTGAAGATGTCAACACAAACACGGGTCACACGCACCAGACTGAGCGTGGCCTTGTCCCAAGGGCTGAGGCTCTGATATCTCCTGTGACGCTCCTGAAGAGTAAATCACATTATAAGCACATCAGAACTAAACAAGAATGCACAAAACCAACAAACAATTCCAAAAAATGAAATTCATATGTTCACATTCTCACCCTTTTGCTGAAGGAGGCGAAGGGATCGAGTCTCTCCTCATACTGGGACGAGTAACGCATCACTGTATCATCACTGTCTCCAGCCTAATACATACACATATGTCTGAGTTACCTTTAAGATACAATATTGTATCAATATTGATTTGTTCCAATCAAATCCACAGTGTTAACCATtgtgcatctctgagcaacataGAGCAACATATTCATTTCtgaattaataaatgtttttgaactaATAAGGTGAGTCAACGAATCAatgacccattcataaagagtcacttgcttcattCCTAAATAAATCAGCCATTTGATTAAATTGTTTTAATGAATGCGTCATTCATTAGGACAGTGACAAGCCGCCGGCTACTGTCAGTTTTAGTTTCATATCTGAAGTATAACTTAATTTTTTAGCATTCATATTTCAATattattctttataaaaaaatccCACATATTCTACGCAATTGTAATCacagtgtaaatgcattcatgccacctctgagctgCACTGATCAGTACATATCGGTCTACCAAAACGCCACTTAAGATGCAGCTTCAACGCCACCTCTGGAGTGCAAAGATGGAGTTTGCtgatactagggatgcaccgaaatgaaaattcttggctgaagctgaacaaaattacacactgagCCAAGGattaccgaacatggtttttcGTATTTTTCCCCTGATGTATTTCAtctgtttttttcaccattgcatgcATTAAAtagcaaatattttatttttacagttttgtcttgcttttcaaagaaaaagaaatctattaaaaacaacaatttaaaaatatttatttaacactgaacatttttaacattctagtagacattatagcctaccaacaaagcacaatttaacttaaaaataataagttagtaaaataatattctttgccAATTTTTAAGGCcaccttcttgaatcaggcatgtgtttttaatgaacaaataaatgcagccttgttagaataaatgtattaatagagctgttggaattaCTGTGAAtactatttttgtcttttttttctgttttgttttacagaacaacagtaaaatcacaatactaacatttatgaatgttgacttttattttgtggtaaacccgcaagaagacctcagtcctactttttgctgacagcggCAGATTTATGAATCATTCTCATCTTGCAGATTTTCCTTCGTGCTTTgggctttgaaccctggctaagaagctgctgcagcgctgtcagaataaacacaattggtgtctggtgtattagacaacagaacgttctggagttgattgactaatggatgatttcagtcatcagacagtaacctttctctcctcatgaagacatgcgatgcactTCTGAACAGTCTCTCGttgtcgctgcttggaatgagttttgtttttttctcagacagttttaaatgcttccacactgaccacacgtttgtgcattagtgcacgcctctatttgatcgcatcacgtcattgttcggtatcatttatttggccttttcgcTTATAGTTaccaaacattcggtgcatccctagttgatactgatttcataaGATTGGTAATAGAGTAGAAATTATTTTTGTCAATATCATACATTCCTAGGCTTTACAGGAGCTACAAACCATGtcagctagggctgggcgattaatcgaaaagtaatcgaaatcgacattcagaacctataatcgatcaaatttttccaggtcaattatttcaattactttccctacTGTGTGTGGAGTCACGTAACCCAGCTCCATTAGGCtacgttattcctccgacatgtcgatggagagcttaagcagtatttatacagtaaaaagtatttacaggatatacaagagtaattttatttagaaaagatactgcttattttctacttttaatatttattattattttataaataatttattttgtttccaaaagtgcaagttatttattttcactaatttaagaaaaatgtgacttttcgttttaagcaatgtgtgctttaatttcagttgttcaacactgatgttcaataaataatcatagatagtgtgtgcacccttcattcaaaaatctctcacttgtaatatgtgagcatatttactgtaacaaacttgtcagtgaactatgagggcaaaaaaataaatattatttaaatataattaaatataattttattaatgaataaaataatcgttcattaatcgtaatcgggttaaaatgttcaattaatcgagattttgattttaggccaaatcgcccagccctaatgtcAGCTTACAGATAGAATGTCCATGTTTATTCGACCACCACAAAGGAGCGAGATGATGTTCAGCTGGCTGTGATTTGACTTACTCTGTTCGGGTAGCTCTGCAGAAACTTGATCTTCTCGTAGAGCTTGATGTTGTCGGCCCGCAGACTGTCCAGCTCACTCTGAAGAGCCTGTAAGGTCTGCTGTAGAGAGCTGTTTGTCTGACAGACATGAACAACAACACGGCACATTTAGCCTTTCTTCATCAGAGCAACATGAATCATTACAGTGACGTGACATGCACTCACAGCCTCCAGCTCCTGGTTACGCAAGCGATATCTCTCCCTCTGACTGGAGATGATGGACAGCAGAGAGTCCATCTGACCCTGAGGAAGATCCGTCTGAGGAGAGCCGCCCACACCTCaacacacagaaaaacagcaGAATGAACATCTCATGACTACAGTGATTGATGACAGTCTATATTAAGTGTCCATGTGAACATTAGCAGTGGCCACATGTGCTTTAGTTTACCTGAGAACAGAGCGGTGGCATCTTTAATGGGCTCAGGGATGATCACTACGCTGTTGTCTGCACCCTAGATGACAAAAAATACAATCTATCACTATTACAAATTATTACTATAACAAAGATGCCTACTGTACTTGTGTGTAAAGCTGATTATTGGATGAGTTCTGTTGTCAGTCCATATATCTCCTGCAGAATACTGTAATCCTCCACAGCTGCCGTTTGGATCAGATTCACATACAGTTTTTTTACTCGTCCTACAAAGTGTGCATCAGCACTCTTCACACTCAGATCAAGTTACTAACTGCCTTTTCAGTGTTCGACTCCTTTCTCCAGAAAAACCCTGGACAAGACTTCAACAGGAAGTCAGTGATTTTTCTTGCCAACACTTATATTACATAAAACTCAGTACACTACCATGAAAATGTTTGGAGTCAGtagtatttttaatgtttttgaagtctcttaTGGTGTTTTTATTCTGATCAAAAACATAGTAATGACTGTAATaacgtgaaatattattacaatttaaaatatttttttctgtgtgaatatacagtcaaatgtcagtttttgctgtgatgcaaagatgaattttcagcatcattactctagtctttagtatcatttgatccatcagaaatctttctaatatgctgatttttattattattattaatgttgaaaacttgCTGctgaatatttatattaaaattctaaaagaacagcattttgaaAGATATTTAAacattacaaattattttattgtcaCTTACTTTGACATCAATTTGATgaatctttgctgaataaaactattattaatttttaaactaaaaaatatatatatattattttaatatcttcTTTAAGTGTTAGTCAAGTTTTTtgcaccaaaaaataaaataaaaataaaaataaaaaatcaacccTCATTCTGACCCTCTGTCTGAAATGTtctcagtattttgtattttgtcagtaaacctttgtcaatatttttttgttaatttattttacatactTATTTCTTGAGCTCAAGCTAATGTTTTCCCCCaactttaatataaaaaaaaaaaaaacgtgaacaAAGATGCCGGTCAAACAGGGAGTGAAGATGGAGTAATGACATCATATGCTAGTAAATAAAGGCAAAgctaaattattttaagtttaagtaACGATTCCCAAAAAAAGAACTGATAAACAGCATACCTTGAATGTACAGTTTGGATAAAAACATCAGTGTGAATGTATGTGTACTAATGGAACTGTCATTGGTCTGAAGCTCACGCTGTGTCTGACCTCAGCGTCGGGTCTTGACATCGTCTGGATGGTGCTGAGATCCTGTTCCAGTTTGAGGATGAGCTCTTTCTGTTCAGCGCTGGTCTTCACTGCTGCAGAGAACTCCAGCTGTAGAGACGCATAACGGCctaaacacgcacacacacacatcagtaaACACCTGAGATGACATTAAATCACATTTACATACAACCAGGCCTCGAATTGAGGGGGTATGCAGGGGGATGGCATCCCCCTTGttgaaaaaaaatgacaaaatgacatCCCCTCTGTCAAACCACCATCCCCCCTTACCATCCACTTTAGATTAATAATGTGTATTATGTACAACCGCATCTTAAACTAAACGTTTACTTTACTTTTGTTCCGTTCTTTCTTTCGTGCTACTACTACTCTTGTGTTTGTCTTGTgtatttaaacgttaatgaccaaacctatcattataaaagttcataatgttgctgcacatgaaatataacgcaaataacattaaaaattttttttttattaatcaggttatttatcactcaaacccctttctctacctgtccgttggtcgcgcatatcctccatgtttgtagttttttaacactttttatgcgtatttgtagttctaatcgaatccttgttcaccgcgcaatgtgttgtgggcaatattagcccgaggcgtgtgcattgatccgcactttgaattccgaagttaagtagtagaccatctttggaatactttttttaaacatactatgacttgggacatactaattctattttcgaatactatttaggacggatagtatgcgaattgggacgcagcacctGTTCTAATGCACACTACCTGATACTCAAGTATGTCAGTGACttggcaaaaaacaaacaaaaacacaccttGAGAGTCTATAAGCATTCATTGCATGATGAAGCCTATTAGAATGCAGTTAGAatgtcgtgatgatttgagaaggcaaactgatcaaacagactatcagtcttccgctgggcgctgttcgttaaaaaaacaaaaacttatatttaacgaacaaaaagtGCTCCAAAGCTTTTtctaaattaacaaaataaaaaacgaaactaaatatacaCACTTTGCCATTGCATACAAAATTGAACTAAGGGGGATATTTTTTTCCCGTCAATTGCTTTGATATCactgtcagtcaccgctctttcgagaatgaacccagcataactatgcagatgttattcccaaaacataaaaaaaacgaaagttttatacaaattctgaatggattatggcatggaaagtgcaaagcgcgctccctttattatcactaaaagcgtcagaaatcttagttcatagagatctcacaaagttccgttgtaatcaataaagctttctaaactaatgtacacaatgaatcttttatttacattgcgtctgcacttagtcatgagatgattcACGCAAAACGGCAATAAAAACCGATCTGGCGCTTTCAGCGGTCagtgaattctgacaaactgtttctaattgttcgaaatcaacacttctcaatgctgcaaaaacatgctggattgtttgccagatcttcaattgctttgctttcgtttgatgGTAtatctaccccagtagaaccgggcctaagcttggctaacaactccagttgcagaggggctgtcgcccaggcttgtacttgttaaccgtaccatcatcattctttttatatttgaatccgtccataggcttgctccatctcgcctctagctccccaaccactttcctgacaaataattcgccgcatgaaatgcgttaaaaaattgacgtaattaacaacaacaaaataattaacgccgttaacgcgttatttttgacagccctaacaTATATATGTTAGAATGATTTTGTGATGATTCTCATAAGTTTGTTTAAATTGAATTTTGCTATAATTTTAATCATGGTCTTTAATTTCTGTTAATAAATCATCAATCTAAAACATCTGATAACCTGCAGTTCAGacctattaaatattatattatttcctGTTTTTGATTGTAAGAAAACATTGACACCACTTCACATCAGATTGAATTGCTGATTTGAAATATGTTATTGAAATGTGAACTTAAGCAGTTTTTGAGATGTGATTTCCTCTTTTTGACTAAAAACAGACTCACCGCTGAGCTCAGTGTTAGCAATGCGCAGAGACGCGCTCTCAGACTGCAAGCTGCGGTTCTTCTCCAGCAGCATCACCTCTAACGGTTTAGATGAGTCCTGTGAGATCAACACCAAAAATTACACactgaacagaacagaacagaacagaacaaaagacTACTGTTTACCTGTGCTGTGGAGCTGTCACACGGCCCAAACTCCATCGACTTCAGGATGCTGTCAGAATAGAACAGAGCCAGTAAAAATGTGACAGCCTTACTTCAgccatgaataaataatttacatagtCTCTTTTAGGGATCGAACTCATGAGATCTGAGGAAATGCTTCAGTGGGAATTTGTAGTGAAACAATAAGCTCCAAATAAAcatgtcaatcaattaaaaaaaatgtgcacTCAATACGGTTTTAATTGCTGTAAGCAAAGACAGCATTTGGTTTTACATACAGAAAATAATCAGATTTCCCCATTTTCCCAAGTTTATACATTACAGGTAAAAAAGTTCAAAGTAATTTTTATGTTAACGCTAATGTATcttgcacacacacacttcataagacctcaatatatcgtcAGGAGCCACAGGTATTCACTTTGAGTTGCAGGAACTGATGGAGTGCAGCATGCATGAAAATCTCTCACCTGAGCTCTTTTATAACCTCTTCATAGTCCGCCTGTGTCTGCAGCTTCTCCTCCAGTTGCTGGACAAATGAAAAGACTGTGATGAAGGCAAATGTACAACAGTGGAGCAGACAGTATGCATCGGACAATCTGGACTTTTAATTGGCTGGAGTTGGTCTGCACACTTCTTTAATCAGTCCCCTGGGAAAAAGTAAAGTTTAGAACAGGACAGCAACCTTTCTGTTTTTTGTCGATCACTATGCATCGCTTTATTGGGCAatgcaaatttgtattttttctcCTGACACTATAATGTCTGCATCTTTGGTTACTTTACTTGATTTAGTGAAAAACATACCTACAGTTTTGGAGACATTAAGTTGTAGACAGCATTGATTTAACCAGTTTGTAACAGGTCATAAACATACATGCAAAAAAGGACAGGGGCTAATATGGAGCCCTCCTCCATATTATTCActgggtcatatgatgttgctaaaaagtgtatttggtgtaatgcgATGCGTTTATGCGGTTtaaggttcaaaaaacatattttccacatactgtacattattgttgttgctctatgccccgcctttctgaaatgcttcgatttttacaaaactcatcgttgatgaaaAGCGAAGTGttttctgattggccagctatccagtgcattgtgattggccgaataccccAAGCGTGTGAAGGAAATGTTACGCTCCTTAGCATGTTGTGATGCCGTTTACCGGCACggcgagacagaaacaataaaacccattattaaCATCCAGTAGGGAACATAAATACTGATTAAAATGACCCATACCGTCTTTTTACGTGTTGCGTTGCGTGCGTCGCGTAAACATAACAAGatgtctgcatttgcgattgTAGAACGAGAACAAGCAcaactctacactgctcaaaactcgcgttTGAATATTCAGTacagaattctttaaatatgaaaacgtacttcaGAAGTCAGAAGAGCAGACTGTCGTTGCagcattggaattgccccactttatagccttaaccctttgtgcaCACctgcattgtaagctgctctcccaggttcaggaaacaggtTCAGGTCCTCTGTGAAATGCGCATCACCCGCTCGAATATTTGCGTTATACTGTTCCGGAATTTCTAGTTGTGTTCTCATTTGGAAggctaaacaaagtactttcgcaatgaaacacactgcgtctccacaatatggcggctgcaacaatattacagccggtaaaagttatgccttctttctttccatatacatatgggcattattatgctaatctactcaccccgtgACGTGGACTAGTGGGGCGTGTTTGAATGAGCCATTTCAGGAAGTCTTAACATCATAATAAATTTCTCTTTAAGGTTTGAGACTTTAAGcgttgcaactttacagatcttatctatgcacaaactagtgttgtcaaaaatatcgatatttcgataaatatcgatactgaaatatctgaacgataccaatactaatttcccgaagtatcgatactagccgagctgtcactttcacttttcACACGTGACCGCAGTGCTTGTCTCGTCAAATTCAAGCGAACAGAAAGGCGAGTGCAACGCCCCACGACCGGCTTTGTTTGATcaagaacacagcaggagtgctatctggaaatatttcggatatgaaacaaacgaacatggaaagccgaagtacacaagcaagccaatatgtaagagttgctacagagcagtgctaacaaaaggcgctaacaccactaatttcgcaaagcacctgaaagacagacaccaggatctatataaagaagaactgttctcattttaacattactgaatcattaaataagattgcctattATTGTTGCTGAAATGAGCATTGTCTCGTTTTTTACTGTAGTTCGTTAATGTAAtcagattgaggaatcttagacaagtaaatactttaactgcgttcaaatgtaaattaactgcgcttatttaacgttatttaaagaaaaaatcattacctaaattctgcaatttgtcttaatgtctatccagtgagcaactgagcattgttttcgTGTGTGATAACGCATGTTTGCTTGCATGGATCGGtgattatgaatccggcattaaaatctgttcatcaaataatgttaatctattaaccagcatttatgaacgatgagcaatgcatttaatacaaaaaatttgaatctttgataacggtaggtaataaaaatacaacggatcatgttagctctggtccaataaaaaaaaaatgaacagataTAACTTGAATTttaattagttaatgtattaggAAATTATACTTTaacttttaactaagattaataaatgttttggaggtatttttcattgtttattcatgttcactaatgttaaaaaatatattttaacattaacttaaagttctaagattagttagatagtttagtacattttaaaagtgtggtctaaaaggaaaaaaaagtttacgacctacactaacagttgtatttgaacagcaaataaagtatgaagctcaaactcaaatgaagctaagaagctgaacagggctgtagcagtgtgcATATGCATATACCttattgtcatgttctagactatatttatcttcaaattaaaaaagaaatttatcTCCTTAATATggtggcagtttttttctctgtagtatcgaaaatagtatcgaatatcaatattttttaaggtatcgtatcgaagttagaaattccagtatcgtgacaacactagcacaaacagcttgtaacactccaaaagacaaagaaaagcaagaaactgcatcatatgaCCTCTTTAGGAAAACTATCCAGGATGGCAGTTCTGTCTTGCAAAGTAATGGGTTTCAGTGAAGTTGCCTACCTTGAGCGTGGTAGTCTGGCTCTTGAGCTGCTGTTGTAGTTGGCTGATTTGTGCGGCTGAGCTCTCTCGAAGCGTGGAGAGGCTCGCCTGCAGTCTCTGGACGTCCTCCACCAGCTGGAGCATCTCACGATCCTTCGCACTGAGCTCCGCCTCCAGACTTGAG encodes the following:
- the cux1b gene encoding cut-like homeobox 1b: MAATSAASVCQYWKRFDLQQLQKELDSTATLLASRQDDSEQSRKKLIDQSREFKKNTPEDLRKLVAPLLKSFQAEIDALSKRSKESETAFLNVYKRLIDVPDPVPALELSQQLHLKVQRMHDIDTENQKLRETLEEYNKEFAEVKNQEVTIKTLREKIREYEQSMKNQAENLALEKQQQIHKDYVEKERKFQESHESLAGKLQDAELKAQTLQTALERTQTELFDLKAKYDEETTAKADEIDMVMTDLERANQRAEAAEREIEALREQLTSTNKSIQLPTRIDSTPYTDESAELVPRSSLEAELSAKDREMLQLVEDVQRLQASLSTLRESSAAQISQLQQQLKSQTTTLKQLEEKLQTQADYEEVIKELSILKSMEFGPCDSSTAQDSSKPLEVMLLEKNRSLQSESASLRIANTELSGRYASLQLEFSAAVKTSAEQKELILKLEQDLSTIQTMSRPDAEGADNSVVIIPEPIKDATALFSGVGGSPQTDLPQGQMDSLLSIISSQRERYRLRNQELEATNSSLQQTLQALQSELDSLRADNIKLYEKIKFLQSYPNRAGDSDDTVMRYSSQYEERLDPFASFSKRERHRRYQSLSPWDKATLSLGRVILSNKTARTVAFFYTLILHCLVFLVLYKAAWSESIGRDCAAFCAKKYSDHLHRFHEDGDVWQ